The DNA segment TTCCGACACAAAGTTGGTAATGAGTAACCTATTTGCTTTAtagatgacaataataaaaaacaCTGAAAACAGACTTGGTGGCAAGGCTCCAGCCAATACCAAGATTGGGGAAGATCGATGTGCACAACCTTACCCctagaatttttttttcctgAGACTCGAACCCTTGTCACCCATTTAGGAGGAAACATAGTGTCACagtaaataacatatttaaacatTAATTTAGCTTCACATGGACACTTAAAATTTGTAAATAAACAGCTGACAAAACACATAACATAAAAAGATATAGCAACTAAGGGTagcatatatgaatatatattcaTATCAGCACATGGTAACATCATAATCCCTCAGCATGTTCATGACAGTGCATGGTAAAACTAATTTCCTACAATACTCATTGAACAAGACGAGTACTGAAATATGACAAGCTTAAGAAGTGGCTTCAATGATTGAATAGATACGAAACATGTAGCCAGGAGCTTTCTGCCATGAAACTAAGAAGTGTCATAATCCTAACTGCATCCATGGCAATCTTGTTATTGTCACGTTCCGACACAAAGTTGGTACTGAATGACCTATTTGCTTTATAGATGACACGCGCTTGAAATCCTACATTACCATCTCCTGGCCTAACACCAAATTATACTTTTAAATGCTACTTAACAATTAGACTAAACTCTAGCAACAGGCAGTGACAAGTTGTAAAACAAATCAGTTAACAAAATCATCTAATGGTATATCATATAAAGACATCCTCAATCTTtcgaaaatttataacataatcaTCATAACTAATAACGATGATAAAAGACAAATTTGAAGGGATAATGCATGCATAGTATAGAGTTAATATCAAGCCAATAAAGATGGTTATTTCCAACAAACTTAATGAAGGGTGAATGAGATCCCAACCTCCTAACGGCAAGGCCGCCAAGAAGCTTGTAACGAAGCGATTCAGCCTGAGCAATGGCACAGAGCCCCCTGTTGTTCACCTTCTCGGCGTAGAGCTCAACGCCATTCTCGGGAAAGTTGAATCTTTTCTGCACCACCGATGTCAATTCCCtgatccttcttcccttctcaccTAAACCCCAACCAGAAAAGCATCAGACACTAAATAACACCTTTCCAAGCCCAAATAATTGGataaaaataaggaaaaaataaAGACATAATCACCAAGGACGTTCTGTGTGCGCGTCGCCCGAATAATGATCTCGGTCCGCATGGGCGTAACCCTAACCTCCACACCCGAATAGCCATCCTCCGCCAACTCTCTCGTTAGCACCTCGTTCAACTCCGCGAAGAACACCCCATCCGCCACAAACTGCGAGAAACGGGAAAAAAATCAAAAGGCAAACAAAATAAAATCGCAAGCTCGGGTGAGAAGCCAAATCGTGGGAAGGAAGGCATTTGAATGGGAAGATTCGAGACCTTTCGCTTCTTACTCATCTGGGTTGCCATCTCGGAGGTTATTCGAGGGGGAACGAACTCGCCGCCGCTCTTCGTATGGTGTAGCGGAGTTGGTTCTCTGTGAAACCCTAGAGGAGGCAAATAAGCTCAGCTTGGGGGCCTTAAATAGTGGTTTATTGTAAGGATCGGACGGTTAGAAAAGATTGATGATGAATAGAGGGATAAATGGACGATTGGAGTTGAGACGATCGTAGCCGTAGATATTATGCATAATAAATCACGCTTGATGATTTGGTTCGATTTCgagggatttttatttttttggagaaTTTCAGAGCAAATTAATACGActattaagaagaaaaaaaaaaggcaatcaTAAACGAATTAAGAATAATCGGATGTATCTTTGtttctaaaaaaaattcttttctcgGGAAAGATTTTATGTTTTATCAGCATTTCATTTGAACCAATATTGCATGATTTGTATCAAAATATATTAATCCCATTTAACCTTGTTTTGTTGGTTGCATGCACAAAATAATTGTAAGCCTATACAATGAGTTCAGAAATGAAGACATATTTAGAGAAACTTCTTTACTTGTTTATATAGTATAAATCTTATTATCATGTAATTGGTGAAGATATATTTCCTTTAGGTGTCATGCTTATATAACATATATAATAGGTTATTTGTGTATCTTTGAAAATTAACATGGAACATCTAATAGATACTGATTACACTATAATTTTCAATCctaatttatcaaaaataatgATCAGACCATCTACTATGTACTAATTAACTTGGTATGATTTTATTTTtaccaaaatttattttttttctaactaAGAAATAAGGCTGAACATATCAAAAAAATTTCCAaatctaatttaatttaattcttaATCATTAAAATGTGAAATAATAGTTCATTTCGGagtgttatttttattatttatggttCTCCAAATCAGATTAATTTTAGTTCTTGGGCAGGTTGGTGAGGGCACGTATCCCATTCTTAGACCGAAACGGCCGTAAATAGGATCGAACTGCCACATGCTTCCAACGGTACACGCGTAACAGTATAACAGACGCGTTATTCCGTTATTTTCTTTATTAATTCGagcaaaaaacaaaagaaaaaagagagagaacacATACCAGAAACAGAAGCACTTCCATTCCCCGTTCCTCTCTCTCCCCTCCAAATTTATGTGGTTCCACACCTGCCGGAAGGAGGCGGAGCAAGGCCGCCCTCGGTCGGAAACTCTGATCTCCTTCCCCGCTTTCCATGGAGCTGCGATCTCTAACCATGGTCCTGCTCCTCCTCTTCCCGTTCCTCGTCCCCGCCGTTTATCCCTACTCGCACCTCTCTCCCTCGCCGTCGCCATTCCCGTCCCCTCGTCGCACGCTGCCGTCGCCGACGGCTGCTGACCCTCCGCCGCAGCTTCCCGGCAACAATGACGGCCACCGGGAGCACCCGACGCGGGTGGGTGCATCGCGGTCCGGGAACCCCGAGCGGCTCAATCTCGGAGAGAAGGTAGGGTTGGCGTTTCTGGCCGTCGCCGTGGCGCTGCAGGTGGCGCTGGGGGCATTCCTGGTCTTCAAGAAATCGCAGCTGGGGAAGTTGGAGCGACGCGAACGGCGGATGGCGGAGAAGCTTTACTCCGCTGCTTCTTTGTGATGCTTTGAATTGGGAATCGGAGTTCTTACAGTTCCGTGGATTAAAGTCTTCCATCGGGCAATTGGGGGAAATTGGATCATTTAGAATCCAATTCCAATCGCCCGATGCTCGATGATCAAGGTATGTCCTTTTCCTTCTTCGTGCTTTAAAATTGGTGTAAATTCGATGTCTTCTGCTCTGTAATCAGGCAATGATGCCATGTATTCCACTCCCTACCACACTGAGTACAAAATCAAATGGTAGATGCCCTTTTCCGTTGTCTGTTTCAATTTTTCTTGCatgttgttttattttttttcatccaGAAATGTAATTaacgcgatatatatatatatatatatatatatggaattttCAGTGTAGTGTGAGTTTAAATATTAATCATGCTTTGCTTCTTTCATATGTGTGATTAGAGTTTTATGTTGtacttaattaaaaaatatagaaGAAAATGTTGCATTTAATCTGCTATAGGACAAGCAATATGTCGGtaaataatataagaaaaaacTCATTCTTTCATATGTGTGATTCCAATTGGAATAGGAGTTGAGATAGGTCAACGATTTTGAATTGATTTGTCCATTCCGTCAAAATTAAGCGAGGTTAATTAGGTATTTAGATGGTGTCCTCATTTACCTGCCTAAGCAAACTCGGAAGTGCGCCAAGCTCTGGCGGAGAGAGACCGGAAGAGCACCAGGCGATGGCGACAAGCGGCGCGGCGAAGAAGTCTAACCTCGTTGATCACCACTCCGTCAAGCATTTCCTCGAAGAATCCGTCACCGGCGTCAAAATCCTTCCCCCTTTTTCTCCGCCTCCCTCGTTTTCTCGATCGCTCGAAATCTCTATCTATAGGGTTTCTTAGATGAAAATGCTTTTCTCGGATTCAGGTCGTCGGAGAACGTCAGAGTGAGCGACGTGAGGGTTGCTGATCGGGTCCATCATCATCGCCATCTCGCTCCTTGCGCAGTTCTTCCCCATGGCATTTCTGACCATACGAGACAGAAATTCCACGGATGATATGAAATGTTACAGGAAAATTACATTGACATTATCTAATTGAATCTCGAAGGCATTAAAGATTCATGTTCCCAAGAAGTTTCAGGTATGCAAATGCTCTATCTTCAAAGCAACTGAGTGATGATCTGATGTCATCAGAGCAGGTTTTTTGAAGGGTTGTTCGATGGTCTAGATGTAAGCAAAGGCATGCATTTTTTTGCTTCCCAAGAAGGAAAAAGCTATATTACTTTACAACTCTTGTACAACCTGTACTGTAGGCATGGCTTAAATCCATACAGTTCATCAACTATTCAGTTGCCAACTACGAAGGTAAGCTGGTAGCTGATGAGGCAACCCCTATGGGAGATCACATACTGATGTATTTATCTCCCATCATACATatcatttattattttgttttagataactagttaatattttattttttattattcttagtataaaatttataatcatgtt comes from the Musa acuminata AAA Group cultivar baxijiao chromosome BXJ1-10, Cavendish_Baxijiao_AAA, whole genome shotgun sequence genome and includes:
- the LOC103969559 gene encoding small ribosomal subunit protein uS3x yields the protein MATQMSKKRKFVADGVFFAELNEVLTRELAEDGYSGVEVRVTPMRTEIIIRATRTQNVLGEKGRRIRELTSVVQKRFNFPENGVELYAEKVNNRGLCAIAQAESLRYKLLGGLAVRRACYGVLRFVMESGAKGCEVIVSGKLRAQRAKSMKFKDGYMISSGQPVNEYIDSAVRHVLLRQGVLGIKVKIMLDWDPKGKQGPTTPLPDLVTIHPPKDEDEYVRPTPTLAPEVAIV